The following proteins are co-located in the Candidatus Cloacimonadota bacterium genome:
- a CDS encoding YicC family protein yields the protein MKSMTGYGNSKFQDEFYEVDVEIKSLNHRFLDMSVYTNNEINHLEFMIRKQVSEKIKRGKVYVTVTATDKSIPDLELDKELLEQLIRIHKDSYEAMTIDKEPDIDEILKYEGVIRRRKMRYNDEKMTSIIENTLQKALESYLKMTYLEGAIVKEWLKSSMERIAKELVTIEAHLPQYRTDLHERLKKVIEEVLKFPLDSDIEKRLMVEVSFYIDKYDINEEIVRLRDHLEKMTEILKIDGQETGKKMNFIIQEMQREIQTLSAKFNNVQVFPSILAIKEQIEKCREMIQNVE from the coding sequence ATGAAGAGTATGACCGGCTATGGAAATAGCAAATTTCAGGATGAATTTTACGAAGTTGATGTAGAGATCAAAAGTCTTAACCATAGATTTTTAGATATGAGTGTATATACCAACAATGAGATCAATCATCTCGAATTTATGATCAGAAAGCAAGTCAGCGAGAAGATCAAACGTGGCAAGGTATATGTAACAGTAACGGCAACGGATAAGAGCATACCTGATTTGGAACTGGATAAAGAGTTATTAGAACAATTAATAAGAATTCATAAAGATTCTTATGAAGCTATGACGATTGATAAAGAGCCAGATATAGATGAAATACTGAAGTATGAAGGTGTGATAAGAAGGAGAAAAATGCGTTACAATGATGAAAAAATGACATCAATCATTGAAAATACCTTGCAAAAAGCCCTGGAATCATACCTAAAAATGACCTATTTAGAAGGGGCTATAGTAAAAGAATGGCTCAAATCATCCATGGAACGAATTGCTAAAGAATTAGTTACCATAGAAGCTCATCTCCCCCAGTATCGAACCGATTTGCATGAGCGACTTAAAAAGGTTATCGAGGAAGTATTGAAATTTCCTTTAGATTCTGATATAGAAAAGCGTTTAATGGTCGAAGTTTCTTTTTACATAGATAAATACGATATCAATGAAGAAATAGTACGTTTGCGTGATCACCTTGAGAAGATGACAGAAATCCTTAAAATAGATGGACAGGAGACCGGTAAAAAGATGAACTTCATTATTCAAGAGATGCAGAGAGAGATCCAGACTTTGAGTGCTAAATTCAATAATGTGCAGGTCTTTCCTTCAATCTTAGCTATCAAAGAACAAATTGAAAAGTGCCGGGAGATGATCCAGAATGTCGAGTAG
- the miaB gene encoding tRNA (N6-isopentenyl adenosine(37)-C2)-methylthiotransferase MiaB, translating to MNKFYIETYGCQMNVSDSEIVSSILQGNGFVAASSIDDADIIIFNTCSVRQHAEERVLGRISNEMSKKQLKPLLKIGIIGCMAQRLGDKLQKQINGVDFVVGVDSYRQLPEVLKLKRPKSDFNSKTKQDSSEMYSEFKPLRKSDLNAFITIMRGCDNYCSYCIVPYLRGKERSRPVEDILQEAYQAGLDGYKDITLLGQNVNSYQWNDTTFPQLLEKLNNIETIERIRFITSHPKDLSDELIDVMSSNEKICEHLHLPMQSGDDTILSKMNRGYTYSHYRKIIDKLRSKIPSIAITTDLIAGFPSETEEQFSKTIAAMRDIMFDFAFMFKYSPREGTAAYKLSYDVPDEIKLERLDRMIKLQNEITLSKYRDKIDEIVEVYVEKISKKSPDELSGKTRDFKIVVFPGTKDLIGSFQKVEITDATGWTLKGKLINKI from the coding sequence ATGAATAAATTTTATATCGAAACGTATGGCTGTCAGATGAATGTCTCTGATAGTGAAATAGTGAGCAGTATTTTGCAGGGAAACGGATTTGTTGCTGCATCTTCAATTGACGATGCTGATATAATAATCTTTAATACCTGCTCAGTTAGACAACATGCTGAAGAACGGGTTTTAGGAAGAATATCCAATGAAATGTCTAAAAAACAACTGAAACCACTCCTAAAGATCGGGATCATCGGTTGCATGGCACAGAGATTAGGTGATAAGCTCCAAAAGCAGATTAATGGGGTAGACTTTGTTGTCGGAGTTGATAGTTATCGTCAATTACCCGAGGTATTAAAACTAAAACGCCCTAAAAGCGATTTTAACAGCAAAACTAAGCAAGATAGTAGTGAAATGTATTCGGAATTTAAACCGCTCAGAAAAAGCGATTTAAACGCCTTCATTACGATTATGCGTGGTTGTGATAATTATTGCTCATATTGCATCGTCCCATATCTGCGAGGTAAAGAGCGGAGCAGACCTGTTGAAGATATCTTGCAAGAAGCATATCAAGCCGGTTTAGATGGTTATAAAGACATTACGCTCTTAGGACAAAATGTCAATTCCTACCAGTGGAATGATACAACTTTTCCTCAATTACTTGAAAAACTGAACAATATAGAAACTATTGAAAGGATAAGATTTATAACATCTCATCCTAAAGACCTTTCTGATGAATTAATAGATGTCATGTCTTCGAACGAAAAGATCTGTGAACATCTTCATCTCCCGATGCAATCGGGTGATGATACTATTCTTAGTAAAATGAATAGGGGATATACTTACTCCCATTATCGTAAAATAATCGATAAATTAAGGTCAAAGATCCCTTCTATAGCAATAACTACAGACCTTATAGCTGGCTTCCCTTCTGAAACCGAAGAACAATTTTCAAAAACTATTGCAGCTATGCGTGACATAATGTTTGATTTTGCTTTTATGTTCAAATACTCTCCCAGAGAGGGTACTGCTGCATACAAATTATCTTATGATGTACCAGATGAAATTAAGCTGGAAAGATTAGATAGAATGATTAAACTGCAAAATGAGATTACATTAAGTAAGTATAGAGATAAGATAGATGAGATTGTCGAAGTTTATGTCGAGAAAATCAGTAAGAAGTCCCCTGATGAACTATCGGGAAAGACCAGAGATTTTAAAATAGTAGTTTTCCCAGGAACTAAAGATCTAATCGGTTCATTCCAAAAAGTAGAAATCACTGATGCTACCGGATGGACTTTAAAAGGGAAACTTATCAACAAGATTTAA